In Acidimicrobiales bacterium, the following are encoded in one genomic region:
- a CDS encoding acetyl-CoA C-acetyltransferase has translation MPEAVIVATARSAIGRANKGSLTKVRPDDLAATIMRAALDKVPALDPSTVEDVILGCAQPAGMQGYNMARVVSDLAGMGHVPGVTVNRYCSSSLQSIRMAAHAIKAGEGDVFMAAGVETVSQFGSGMADGLPGTHNERMAAAEARTAERSQGGAPTWTPFDGGIADYYLGMGQTAENVAQYEGVSREDQDEFAALSQQRATAALERGFFEREITPVETVDADGNPVTVTRDDGIRAGTTKEKLAELKPVFRPDGTVTAGNACPLNDGAAAVIVMSDARARELGLTPLARVISSGVSALDPEIMGLGPIEACRQAMARAGMTIDDIDLVEINEAFAAQVVPSARHLGISYDKLNVNGGAIALGHPFGMTGARIMTTLLNGLEDTGGTIGMESMCVGGGQGMAMIVERLA, from the coding sequence ATGCCCGAAGCCGTGATCGTCGCCACCGCCCGCAGCGCCATCGGTCGGGCCAACAAGGGCTCGCTGACCAAGGTGCGCCCCGACGACCTCGCCGCGACCATCATGCGCGCCGCCCTCGACAAGGTGCCGGCGCTCGACCCCTCCACCGTCGAGGACGTGATCCTCGGGTGCGCCCAGCCGGCCGGCATGCAGGGCTACAACATGGCTCGCGTCGTGTCGGACCTCGCCGGCATGGGCCACGTCCCGGGCGTCACGGTGAACCGCTACTGCTCGTCGTCGCTGCAGTCGATCCGCATGGCGGCCCACGCCATCAAGGCCGGCGAGGGCGATGTCTTCATGGCGGCGGGCGTCGAGACGGTGAGCCAGTTCGGGTCGGGCATGGCCGACGGCCTCCCCGGCACGCACAACGAGCGGATGGCCGCCGCGGAGGCGCGCACCGCCGAGCGGTCCCAGGGCGGGGCACCGACCTGGACGCCCTTCGACGGTGGCATCGCCGACTACTACCTGGGCATGGGTCAGACCGCCGAGAACGTCGCCCAGTACGAGGGCGTGTCCCGCGAGGACCAGGACGAGTTCGCGGCCCTCTCCCAGCAACGGGCCACCGCGGCCCTCGAGCGGGGCTTCTTCGAACGGGAGATCACCCCGGTCGAGACCGTCGACGCCGACGGCAACCCGGTGACGGTGACCCGCGACGACGGCATCCGGGCCGGCACCACCAAGGAGAAGCTCGCCGAGCTGAAGCCGGTCTTCCGCCCCGACGGGACCGTGACGGCCGGCAACGCCTGCCCCCTGAACGACGGGGCGGCCGCCGTGATCGTGATGAGCGACGCCCGGGCCCGCGAGCTGGGCCTCACGCCGCTGGCCCGCGTGATCTCGTCGGGGGTGAGCGCCCTCGACCCGGAGATCATGGGGCTCGGCCCGATCGAGGCGTGCCGCCAGGCCATGGCCCGCGCCGGGATGACCATCGACGACATCGACCTGGTGGAGATCAACGAGGCGTTCGCGGCCCAGGTCGTGCCGTCGGCCCGCCACCTCGGCATCAGCTACGACAAGCTCAACGTCAACGGCGGCGCCATCGCCCTCGGCCACCCGTTCGGGATGACCGGCGCCCGCATCATGACGACGCTGCTGAACGGGCTCGAGGACACGGGCGGCACCATCGGCATGGAGTCGATGTGCGTCGGTGGCGGCCAGGGCATGGCGATGATCGTGGAGCGCCTGGCCTGA
- a CDS encoding TusE/DsrC/DsvC family sulfur relay protein, producing the protein MTTRTLAGRDVEVNDEGFFEQPDQWDRDIAVEIARDEGIDDLTDRHWQVIDFMRKEYFEKGTGPTVRMLGKTSGVSVKELYQLFPKGPAKVAAKIAGIPKPRGCI; encoded by the coding sequence ATGACGACCCGCACGCTCGCCGGCCGTGACGTCGAAGTGAACGATGAGGGCTTCTTCGAGCAGCCCGACCAGTGGGACCGCGACATCGCCGTCGAGATCGCCCGGGACGAAGGCATCGACGACCTGACCGACCGGCACTGGCAGGTCATCGACTTCATGCGCAAGGAGTACTTCGAGAAGGGCACGGGGCCGACCGTGCGGATGCTCGGGAAGACCTCCGGGGTCAGCGTCAAGGAGCTCTACCAGCTCTTCCCGAAGGGGCCCGCCAAGGTGGCCGCCAAGATCGCCGGCATCCCCAAGCCGCGCGGCTGCATCTGA
- a CDS encoding NAD(P)/FAD-dependent oxidoreductase: MGPHIVILGGGTGGTLTANRLRRHYGRDATITVVDQDDDHVYQPGLLFVPFGLADPDHIVRPRHRQLHKSVEFRRTAVERVDVEADRVHLVDGAVLDYDLLLVATGARLVPEETEGLTGPGWNERVFTFYDLPGATALHGALESFEGGRLVVNVVDMPIKCPVAPLEFCFLADWYLRERGIRQDVELTYVTPLDGAFTKPTASAALSGMLEEKGVHLVTEFNTGEVDGVGGRLVAWDEREVPFDLAVMIPVHGGADYVERSPELGDALGFVPTDPRTLQSKVKPNIFAIGDATDVPASKAGSVTHFEGEVMVDNIIRFLAGEPLDASYDGHANCFIETGFHKAMLIDFNYDTEPVGGHFPSAVGAPLLKDSRLNHLGKLMFQWFYWHALLPGRDIPGIGPDMPTSGKALSDR; this comes from the coding sequence ATGGGCCCGCACATCGTGATCCTCGGCGGTGGGACGGGAGGGACGCTCACCGCCAACCGCCTGCGCCGCCACTACGGGCGTGACGCCACGATCACCGTCGTCGACCAGGACGACGACCACGTCTACCAGCCCGGACTGCTCTTCGTGCCCTTCGGCCTGGCCGATCCCGACCACATCGTGCGACCCCGGCACCGCCAGCTCCACAAGAGCGTCGAGTTCCGCCGGACCGCCGTCGAACGGGTCGACGTCGAGGCCGATCGGGTCCACCTCGTCGACGGCGCAGTGCTCGACTACGACCTGTTGCTCGTGGCCACCGGCGCCCGCCTCGTCCCCGAGGAGACCGAGGGGCTGACCGGCCCGGGGTGGAACGAGCGGGTCTTCACCTTCTACGACCTTCCCGGCGCCACCGCGTTGCACGGCGCCCTCGAGAGCTTCGAGGGCGGCCGTCTCGTGGTGAACGTCGTCGACATGCCCATCAAGTGCCCGGTGGCGCCCCTCGAGTTCTGCTTCCTCGCCGACTGGTACCTCCGCGAGCGTGGCATCCGCCAGGACGTGGAGCTCACCTACGTGACCCCGCTCGACGGGGCGTTCACCAAGCCCACTGCGTCGGCGGCGCTCTCGGGGATGCTGGAGGAGAAGGGCGTCCACCTCGTCACCGAGTTCAACACCGGCGAGGTGGACGGGGTCGGGGGTCGCCTGGTGGCGTGGGACGAGCGGGAGGTGCCCTTCGACCTCGCCGTCATGATCCCCGTCCACGGCGGGGCGGACTACGTCGAGCGCTCGCCGGAACTGGGGGACGCGTTGGGCTTCGTGCCGACCGATCCCCGCACGCTGCAGTCCAAGGTGAAGCCCAACATCTTCGCGATCGGCGACGCCACCGACGTCCCCGCGTCGAAGGCGGGCTCCGTGACCCACTTCGAGGGCGAGGTGATGGTCGACAACATCATCCGCTTCCTCGCCGGCGAACCGCTCGACGCCTCCTACGACGGCCACGCCAACTGCTTCATCGAGACCGGCTTCCACAAGGCCATGCTCATCGACTTCAACTACGACACCGAGCCGGTCGGCGGTCACTTCCCGAGCGCCGTGGGCGCCCCGCTGCTCAAGGACTCCCGCCTCAACCACCTCGGCAAGCTGATGTTCCAGTGGTTCTACTGGCACGCACTCCTGCCGGGGCGCGACATCCCCGGGATCGGCCCCGACATGCCGACCTCCGGCAAGGCTCTCAGCGACCGTTGA
- a CDS encoding LLM class flavin-dependent oxidoreductase, with the protein MAMSILRFDMRAPGRSRTEIQGMYAAALDMAEYADANGFEICVLSEHHASPDNYMSSPLIMAAAIAGRTKSIMMSIQALLVPEHDPVRLAEDIAALDHLSKGRITFTTGLGYRPIEYHLLGKEWKRRGKLLDEALDTMLKAWTGEPFELRGETVQVTPPPFTEPHPMFFVGGSGKAAVERAARFGLSAQLAANDPALAEHYQAECERLGTTPGMCLMPAAETTGCLFISEDPERTWAEVGPHMLHDAMVYKSWQTPDIRSAVSTDADTIEALRAGHVYKVLTPDEAVAFAEELGPFGGLVLMPMVGGTAPEHGWASLELYVDKVLPRIRAAA; encoded by the coding sequence ATGGCCATGTCCATCCTGCGCTTCGACATGCGGGCCCCGGGCCGGTCCCGGACCGAGATCCAGGGGATGTACGCCGCCGCCCTCGACATGGCCGAGTACGCCGATGCCAACGGGTTCGAGATCTGCGTGCTGTCCGAGCACCACGCCAGCCCGGACAACTACATGTCGTCCCCGCTGATCATGGCCGCCGCCATCGCCGGTCGCACGAAGAGCATCATGATGAGCATCCAGGCGCTGCTCGTCCCCGAGCACGACCCGGTCCGCCTGGCTGAGGACATCGCCGCCCTCGACCACCTGTCGAAGGGGCGCATCACCTTCACCACCGGGCTCGGGTACCGGCCGATCGAGTACCACCTGCTCGGCAAGGAGTGGAAGCGGCGGGGCAAGCTCCTCGACGAGGCCCTCGACACGATGCTCAAGGCCTGGACCGGGGAGCCCTTCGAGCTCCGGGGGGAGACGGTGCAGGTCACGCCGCCACCGTTCACCGAGCCCCACCCCATGTTCTTCGTCGGTGGTTCTGGCAAGGCCGCCGTCGAGCGCGCCGCCCGCTTCGGGCTCAGCGCCCAGCTGGCCGCCAACGACCCCGCGTTGGCCGAGCACTACCAGGCCGAGTGCGAACGCCTCGGTACGACACCGGGCATGTGCCTCATGCCCGCGGCCGAGACCACGGGCTGCCTGTTCATCAGCGAGGACCCGGAGCGCACGTGGGCCGAGGTGGGCCCCCACATGCTCCACGACGCCATGGTCTACAAGTCCTGGCAGACCCCTGACATCCGCTCCGCGGTCAGCACCGACGCCGACACGATCGAGGCGCTGCGTGCCGGCCACGTCTACAAGGTGCTCACCCCGGACGAAGCGGTGGCCTTCGCCGAGGAGCTGGGGCCCTTCGGTGGTCTGGTCCTGATGCCGATGGTGGGCGGCACCGCACCCGAGCACGGTTGGGCCAGCCTCGAGCTCTACGTCGACAAGGTCCTGCCCCGCATCCGCGCCGCGGCCTGA
- a CDS encoding DsrE/DsrF/DrsH-like family protein → MSDTIEKVSIIISKGSLDGIYPGLIMANGARAEGIEANLFFTFFGLDAIHKKRMEHIKIATVGNPGMHMNTLLGGLPGMSGIATHMLNKKMEQFDIPSVPEFIELISDTGAGMYACLASVDLFGMSREDFFDDLGGIITVGEFYEIAAGGEIIFT, encoded by the coding sequence GTGTCCGACACCATCGAGAAGGTCTCGATCATCATCTCCAAGGGGTCCCTCGACGGGATCTATCCCGGGCTCATCATGGCCAACGGGGCCCGCGCCGAGGGGATCGAGGCCAATCTGTTCTTCACCTTCTTCGGCCTGGACGCCATCCACAAGAAGCGCATGGAGCACATCAAGATCGCCACGGTGGGTAACCCGGGCATGCACATGAACACCCTGCTCGGTGGGCTCCCCGGCATGTCGGGTATCGCCACCCACATGCTCAACAAGAAGATGGAGCAGTTCGACATCCCGTCGGTGCCCGAGTTCATCGAACTCATCTCCGACACCGGTGCCGGCATGTACGCCTGCCTGGCGTCGGTGGACCTCTTCGGCATGTCGAGGGAGGACTTCTTCGACGATCTCGGCGGCATCATCACCGTCGGCGAGTTCTACGAGATCGCCGCCGGAGGCGAGATCATCTTCACCTGA
- a CDS encoding CAP domain-containing protein: MSLQETMNETTRVTAPRRRGRRRAAVVAALALTVGLMVGACTPEAYRQADLINQARGANGLAPLQFNSMLHFKAQAWAEQLSRQGYLSHSRLTDGNWSTTWTALGENVGMAWSQEQAMDAFMRSPAHRANILSRVYNKVGTGVAQSPDGRIWFVQEFMHEWFVG; the protein is encoded by the coding sequence ATGTCACTCCAGGAAACGATGAACGAGACCACTCGGGTGACGGCGCCTCGTCGCCGGGGCCGCCGTCGGGCGGCTGTCGTCGCCGCCCTCGCCCTCACCGTGGGCCTGATGGTCGGCGCGTGCACCCCCGAGGCCTACCGCCAGGCCGACCTGATCAACCAGGCCCGCGGGGCCAACGGCCTGGCGCCCCTCCAGTTCAACAGCATGCTCCACTTCAAGGCCCAGGCGTGGGCGGAGCAGCTCTCCCGCCAGGGCTACCTCTCGCACTCCCGATTGACGGACGGGAACTGGTCGACGACGTGGACCGCACTCGGCGAGAACGTGGGCATGGCGTGGTCCCAGGAGCAGGCGATGGACGCCTTCATGCGCTCCCCCGCCCACCGGGCGAACATCCTCAGCCGGGTCTACAACAAGGTCGGCACCGGCGTGGCCCAGAGCCCCGACGGCCGCATCTGGTTCGTGCAGGAGTTCATGCACGAGTGGTTCGTGGGCTGA
- a CDS encoding cysteine hydrolase, whose product MAVDLSALLAPTTTAVVTSECQNGVLGPDSALPELAAAARDTVVPNGSRLVHGARTAGVQVLHAVFWRRLDNRGANTNGRMFVAMNKVSPPMLPGSEAALPIPEFGLSPDDLVLGRYHGLDPVGGTDLDPILRNLGVRTVVVVGVSLNVALMGLSIGLVNAGYQVVVPRDAVAGVPDDYARALLANSYALVATVVTTDEVLDAWG is encoded by the coding sequence ATGGCGGTCGACCTCAGCGCCCTGCTCGCCCCCACCACCACGGCGGTGGTGACCTCCGAGTGCCAGAACGGGGTGCTCGGCCCGGACTCGGCCCTCCCCGAGCTCGCCGCGGCCGCCCGTGACACGGTCGTCCCCAACGGGAGCCGCCTCGTGCACGGCGCCCGCACGGCGGGGGTGCAGGTCCTCCACGCCGTCTTCTGGCGGCGGCTCGACAACCGGGGCGCCAACACCAACGGTCGCATGTTCGTGGCGATGAACAAGGTCTCGCCACCGATGCTCCCGGGTAGCGAGGCGGCACTGCCGATCCCGGAGTTCGGGTTGTCGCCCGACGACCTGGTTCTCGGCCGCTACCACGGCCTCGACCCCGTCGGCGGCACCGACCTCGACCCCATCCTGCGCAACCTCGGGGTACGCACGGTCGTCGTCGTCGGCGTCTCGCTCAACGTCGCGCTGATGGGCCTGTCCATCGGGCTGGTCAACGCCGGGTACCAGGTGGTGGTGCCCCGTGACGCCGTCGCCGGAGTGCCCGACGACTACGCCCGGGCCCTCCTCGCCAACTCCTACGCGCTGGTCGCCACGGTGGTCACCACCGACGAGGTGCTGGACGCCTGGGGGTAG